In Promicromonospora sp. Populi, one genomic interval encodes:
- a CDS encoding TetR/AcrR family transcriptional regulator — protein sequence MDAKAPTGLDLLWGPGTPAPGSRPGLTAARIVRAAVELADAGGLDAVSMAKIAERLGFTTMSLYRHVQSKDEILLLMLDSVAAVPAELDEPCADWRLGLQGWCRAQWAMLRAHAWIVDVPIGGPPTTPNQLTWTDRALGALGGTGLTESEKAGVVLLVATYMHNSARLTAGLGESVSGESVAAYSALLGRLVDAERFPALRRAVDAGAYDYPADTAAEEQQLDYTFGLDRILDGVEALIRQRAR from the coding sequence ATGGACGCCAAGGCCCCGACCGGGCTCGACCTGCTCTGGGGACCCGGCACGCCCGCGCCGGGGTCCCGGCCGGGCCTGACAGCCGCCCGCATAGTCCGGGCGGCGGTGGAGCTCGCCGACGCGGGCGGCCTCGATGCCGTGTCGATGGCGAAGATCGCCGAGCGGCTCGGCTTCACGACGATGTCGCTCTACCGGCACGTGCAGAGCAAGGACGAGATCCTCCTGCTCATGCTGGACTCGGTAGCGGCCGTGCCGGCAGAGCTCGACGAGCCCTGCGCCGACTGGCGGCTCGGCCTGCAAGGCTGGTGCCGCGCGCAGTGGGCGATGCTGCGGGCGCACGCCTGGATCGTGGACGTGCCGATCGGCGGCCCGCCCACCACTCCCAACCAGCTGACCTGGACGGACCGCGCGCTGGGCGCGCTGGGCGGCACCGGCCTCACCGAGAGCGAGAAGGCGGGCGTCGTCCTGCTCGTGGCCACCTACATGCACAACAGCGCGCGGCTGACCGCGGGCCTCGGGGAGTCCGTCTCCGGGGAGTCGGTGGCCGCCTACAGCGCGCTGCTCGGCCGGCTCGTCGACGCCGAGCGGTTCCCCGCCCTGCGCCGCGCCGTCGACGCGGGCGCCTACGACTACCCGGCCGACACCGCCGCAGAGGAGCAACAGCTGGACTACACGTTCGGCCTCGATCGCATCCTGGACGGGGTGGAGGCACTGATCAGGCAGCGCGCCCGCTGA
- a CDS encoding FAD-dependent oxidoreductase: MTYTAMVVGGGISGTTCAIALHRAGIEAVVYEAYDRTADHAGVYLTLAVNALDALRAVDVDVRGLGFDTPSITITSGSGRTLGELPYGTGAAEAGGGITSRTVKRADLYRRLRDEALRHGVRFEHGKRLVQAQVSDGGVVAQFADGTTAEGDLLIGADGLRSRTREIIAPDAPGARYNGLLNTGGYARGISVDSEPGMMNAIFGRRCFFAFTPHPDGEVWWVANPPSPAEPTQAELAAISPAEWRRRLVELFRDDRGPAADIIGATEQIFAGWNTYDLPSVPVWHNDRMIIIGDAAHATAPSIGQGAGMAIEDAVVLAKCLRDRHDVGSAFATYEALRRDRVDRVVEQGRRTGGWKALHPLAAAPRDLIMRFGMKHMARTGNDPSGWIYEHHIDWNERIEGALVR; this comes from the coding sequence ATGACATACACAGCGATGGTGGTCGGCGGCGGCATCTCCGGGACGACGTGCGCGATCGCCCTGCACAGGGCGGGTATCGAGGCGGTCGTCTACGAGGCCTACGACCGGACGGCGGACCATGCGGGCGTCTACCTGACGCTCGCGGTGAACGCGCTCGACGCGCTGCGGGCGGTCGACGTCGACGTCCGTGGGCTCGGGTTCGACACCCCGAGCATCACGATCACGAGCGGCTCCGGCCGGACGCTCGGCGAGCTGCCCTACGGCACCGGGGCGGCGGAGGCCGGTGGCGGCATTACGAGCCGGACGGTGAAGCGCGCTGACCTGTACCGCAGGCTCCGCGACGAGGCGCTCCGGCACGGGGTGCGCTTCGAGCACGGCAAGCGCCTGGTCCAGGCGCAGGTGTCCGACGGCGGTGTGGTGGCGCAGTTCGCGGACGGCACCACCGCCGAGGGGGACCTGCTGATCGGCGCCGACGGGCTGCGGTCGCGCACCCGCGAGATCATCGCGCCGGACGCGCCCGGAGCGCGGTACAACGGCCTGCTGAACACGGGCGGATATGCCCGCGGCATCTCGGTCGACAGCGAGCCGGGAATGATGAACGCGATCTTCGGCAGGCGGTGCTTCTTCGCCTTCACGCCGCACCCGGACGGCGAGGTGTGGTGGGTGGCGAACCCGCCCAGCCCGGCCGAGCCGACCCAGGCGGAGCTGGCCGCGATCAGCCCGGCGGAGTGGCGCCGTCGGCTGGTCGAGCTGTTCCGGGACGACCGGGGGCCGGCAGCGGACATCATCGGTGCCACCGAGCAGATCTTCGCCGGCTGGAACACCTACGACCTTCCGTCGGTGCCGGTCTGGCACAACGACCGGATGATCATCATCGGGGACGCCGCGCACGCCACGGCGCCCTCGATCGGGCAGGGTGCGGGCATGGCGATCGAGGACGCCGTGGTGCTGGCCAAGTGCCTGCGTGACCGGCATGACGTCGGGTCCGCGTTCGCGACCTACGAGGCGCTGCGCCGGGACCGCGTCGATCGCGTCGTCGAGCAGGGCCGACGCACGGGTGGGTGGAAGGCGCTCCACCCGCTGGCGGCGGCGCCACGAGACCTCATCATGCGGTTCGGTATGAAGCACATGGCCCGCACGGGCAACGATCCGAGCGGGTGGATCTACGAGC
- a CDS encoding GntR family transcriptional regulator, giving the protein MSAAVPTPSVRRPPPVASLRARVHRALVAAIVAGELEPGELVSVPTLAARFDVSATPVREAVLDLERRGFLEAVRNKGFRVTRVSDETLGHVAAVRLVIEPIWMERLARSFPIGQLPELNALADEIVEGARTGDLISYLQADQSFHLRLMGLLGNPVADEIVSDLRDRARLLGLSAMVANGTLADSAQEHHELLDLLAAGDGPGAKALMERHIGHSLGTWAGNPEG; this is encoded by the coding sequence ATGAGCGCAGCAGTACCGACGCCGTCGGTCCGTCGTCCTCCACCGGTCGCGAGCCTGCGCGCGCGAGTGCACCGCGCCCTCGTAGCTGCGATCGTTGCCGGCGAGCTGGAGCCCGGCGAGCTCGTCTCCGTGCCGACCCTTGCCGCCCGGTTCGACGTGTCCGCGACCCCGGTGCGGGAGGCTGTGCTGGACCTGGAACGCCGAGGGTTCCTGGAGGCGGTCCGCAACAAGGGATTCCGTGTCACCCGCGTGAGCGACGAGACGCTGGGGCACGTCGCCGCCGTCCGGCTCGTGATCGAGCCCATCTGGATGGAGCGGCTGGCCAGGTCGTTCCCCATCGGGCAGCTCCCGGAGCTCAACGCGCTCGCCGACGAGATCGTCGAGGGCGCGCGCACCGGCGACCTGATCTCCTACCTGCAGGCGGACCAGTCGTTCCACTTGCGGCTGATGGGCCTGCTGGGCAACCCGGTAGCCGACGAGATCGTGTCCGACCTGCGGGACCGGGCGCGGCTGCTCGGGCTCTCCGCCATGGTCGCTAACGGCACGCTGGCCGACTCCGCCCAGGAGCACCACGAGCTGCTCGACCTCCTGGCGGCCGGCGACGGGCCCGGCGCCAAGGCGCTCATGGAGCGGCACATCGGGCACTCGCTGGGCACGTGGGCAGGCAACCCGGAGGGCTGA
- a CDS encoding dihydrodipicolinate synthase family protein, producing the protein MNQRFDLGGVIVATTLAFTPDDSAPAGLAVDYERFAAHCEFLIDNGCRGVGPNGSLGEYSSLTDDERRKVVQTAVRAVGRRGLVVAGVHGVGWHQAKHWAELAAEDGADGVLLLPPTIYRASRSEVIEHYTRVNEVGIPIMVYNNPIDTKVDLTPSILAELAQLENVVAVKEFSGDVRRVLEIKELAPDLDVIAGADDLLFESLVAGATGWFAGYPNAFPREAVEIYTLVTDGRIAEARELYRHLVPAFRWDSRTEFVQAIKLSIDLAGQSYGGPTRPPRGPLTAEHEAQVRKDTEAALSYIAAR; encoded by the coding sequence ATGAACCAGCGCTTCGACCTCGGCGGCGTGATCGTCGCCACCACTCTCGCCTTCACGCCGGACGATTCCGCACCGGCCGGCCTCGCCGTCGACTACGAGCGGTTCGCCGCACACTGCGAGTTCCTGATCGACAACGGCTGCCGCGGCGTCGGCCCGAACGGCTCGCTCGGTGAGTACTCCTCGCTCACCGACGACGAGCGCCGCAAGGTGGTCCAGACCGCCGTGCGGGCGGTGGGGAGGCGCGGGCTGGTGGTCGCGGGGGTGCACGGCGTCGGCTGGCACCAGGCCAAGCACTGGGCCGAGCTCGCGGCCGAGGACGGGGCCGACGGCGTCCTGCTGCTGCCCCCGACCATCTACCGCGCGAGCCGCTCCGAGGTGATCGAGCACTACACGCGCGTCAACGAGGTCGGCATCCCGATCATGGTCTACAACAACCCGATCGACACGAAGGTCGACCTCACCCCGAGCATCCTGGCGGAGCTGGCCCAGCTGGAGAACGTCGTGGCCGTGAAGGAGTTCTCCGGCGACGTGCGGCGGGTGCTGGAGATCAAGGAGCTCGCCCCGGACCTGGACGTCATCGCGGGCGCCGACGACCTGCTCTTCGAGTCGCTCGTGGCCGGGGCGACCGGCTGGTTCGCGGGGTATCCCAACGCGTTCCCGCGCGAGGCCGTCGAGATCTACACCCTGGTCACCGACGGCCGGATCGCCGAGGCCCGCGAGCTGTACCGCCACCTGGTGCCGGCATTCCGATGGGACTCGCGCACCGAGTTCGTCCAGGCGATCAAGCTCTCGATCGACCTCGCCGGGCAGAGCTACGGTGGGCCGACCCGCCCGCCGCGCGGACCGCTCACGGCGGAGCACGAGGCCCAGGTCCGCAAGGACACCGAAGCGGCGCTGAGCTACATCGCCGCGCGCTGA
- a CDS encoding proline racemase family protein: protein MRTSRTITAVDSHTEGMPTRVITGGVGQIPGDTMNDRRLYFMEHMDDLRLFLMNEPRGHAAMSGAILQPPTRPDCDWGVVYIEVSGCLPMCGHGTIGVATVLVETGMVDVVEPVTEIRLDTPAGLVVARVAVSDGHADAVTIANVPSFVTALDETVEVPGYGTVPYSMAFGGNFYALVDLDDLKLPFDRGRQQELLAAGLAIMDAINQTAKPKHPLLDGVEGCHHVELIAPGSDARHSRHAMAIYPGWFDRSPCGTGTSARMAELWARGELALHTDFVNESFIGSRFVGRLVSETTVAGVPAVVPTITGRAWVTGTANYLLDPSDPFPTGFVF, encoded by the coding sequence ATGCGCACCAGCAGGACGATCACCGCCGTCGACTCGCACACGGAGGGCATGCCGACGCGGGTGATCACCGGCGGCGTCGGGCAGATACCGGGCGACACCATGAACGACCGGCGGCTCTACTTCATGGAGCACATGGACGACCTGCGCCTGTTCCTCATGAACGAGCCGCGGGGGCACGCGGCGATGAGCGGCGCCATCCTGCAGCCGCCCACGCGGCCCGACTGCGACTGGGGCGTGGTCTACATCGAGGTGTCCGGCTGCCTGCCCATGTGCGGGCACGGCACCATCGGCGTCGCCACGGTCCTGGTCGAGACGGGCATGGTCGACGTCGTCGAGCCCGTGACGGAGATCCGGCTGGACACGCCCGCCGGGCTCGTCGTCGCGCGGGTGGCGGTCAGCGACGGTCATGCCGACGCCGTGACCATCGCCAACGTGCCCAGCTTCGTGACGGCGCTCGATGAGACGGTCGAGGTGCCCGGCTACGGCACGGTGCCGTACTCGATGGCGTTCGGCGGGAACTTCTACGCCCTCGTCGACCTCGACGACCTGAAGCTGCCCTTCGACCGGGGCCGCCAGCAGGAGCTGCTGGCCGCCGGGCTCGCGATCATGGACGCGATCAACCAGACCGCCAAGCCGAAGCATCCACTGCTCGACGGCGTCGAGGGCTGCCACCACGTCGAGCTGATCGCCCCCGGCTCGGACGCGCGGCACTCCCGGCACGCGATGGCGATCTATCCCGGCTGGTTCGACCGGTCACCGTGCGGCACCGGCACCTCCGCCCGTATGGCCGAGCTCTGGGCGCGCGGCGAGCTCGCGCTGCACACCGACTTCGTCAACGAGTCGTTCATCGGGAGCCGGTTCGTCGGCCGCCTGGTCTCCGAGACGACGGTCGCGGGAGTGCCCGCCGTTGTACCCACCATCACCGGCCGCGCCTGGGTGACCGGCACGGCCAACTACCTGCTCGACCCGAGCGACCCGTTCCCCACGGGCTTCGTCTTCTGA